In one window of Camelina sativa cultivar DH55 chromosome 15, Cs, whole genome shotgun sequence DNA:
- the LOC104744744 gene encoding agamous-like MADS-box protein AGL80: MTRKKVKLAFITNDSSRKATFKKRKKGLMKKVNELSTLCGISACAIIYSPYDSNPEVWPSNSGVQRIVSEFRTLPEMDQQKKMVDQETFLRQRIAKASDHLRRQRKDNRELEMTEVMFQCLIGNMGMFHMNIMDLNDLGFLIEQYLKDINRRFEILQSSGMEVGESSNAAGAVGTTFERTGSMEIMASTTPPTTTPNDQAGSSSSPLAAFLNPLQQQQHQQFRYPSSPHVGLYEQSPSLNLNLNQNYSQNQQQWFMEMTHHQPEPLNYAADDEQRGFLFMDDNNHQPQHQHDQQILGGSSTVSTTVVTSSSTIPVTNPSPTNNTWFR, translated from the coding sequence ATGAcgagaaagaaagtaaaacttgCTTTCATTACCAACGATTCATCGAGGAAAGCAActttcaagaaaagaaagaaagggttAATGAAGAAAGTGAATGAGCTCTCCACTTTGTGTGGTATCAGTGCATGTGCCATCATCTACAGTCCGTACGATTCCAACCCCGAAGTGTGGCCATCAAATTCCGGTGTGCAGAGGATAGTCTCAGAGTTCAGGACGCTTCCAGAAATGGACCAACAAAAGAAGATGGTGGACCAAGAAACCTTTCTCAGACAAAGGATTGCGAAAGCGTCCGATCATTTGAggagacaaagaaaagataaccGGGAGCTAGAGATGACCGAAGTCATGTTCCAGTGTTTGATAGGAAACATGGGAATGTTTCATATGAATATCATGGATCTTAATGATTTAGGTTTTTTGATTGAACAATATCTCAAAGATATTAATCGCAGGTTTGAGATTTTACAGAGCTCTGGCATGGAGGTCGGCGAGTCTTCCAATGCTGCTGGTGCGGTCGGGACTACCTTTGAAAGGACTGGATCAATGGAGATCATGGCGTCTACAACCCCACCAACCACCACACCTAATGATCAGGCGggttcttcctcttcaccattGGCAGCTTTTCTAAACcctcttcaacaacaacaacaccaacaatttcGTTATCCCTCATCTCCGCATGTTGGACTCTATGAGCAATCTCcaagtttgaatttaaacctaaATCAGAACTATAGTCAGAACCAACAACAATGGTTTATGGAGATGACGCACCACCAGCCTGAACCATTGAACTATGCAGCTGATGATGAGCAAAGGGGTTTTCTATTTATGGATGATAACAACCACCAACCCCAACACCAGCATGATCAACAGATCCTTGGTGGTTCGTCCACTGTTTCAACTACCGTCGTTACTTCAAGCAGCACGATCCCCGTTACCAATCCAAGTCCTACCAATAATACATGGTTTCGTTAG
- the LOC104748036 gene encoding anaphase-promoting complex subunit 11, producing the protein MAFDGCCPDCKLPGDDCPLIWGACNHAFHLHCILKWVNSQTSQAHCPMCRREWQFKE; encoded by the exons ATGGCTTTTGATGGTTGTTGTCCTGATTGCAAACTTCCTGGAGATGATTGCCCTCTAA TTTGGGGAGCTTGCAACCACGCATTTCATCTTCACTGTATATTGAAATGGGTGAATTCGCAGACGAGTCAAGCTCATTGCCCAATGTGCCGAAGAGAATGGCAGTTCAAAGAGTAA
- the LOC109129024 gene encoding hydrophobic protein RCI2A: MSTATFVDIIIAVLLPPLGVFLRFGCGVEFWICLVLTLLGYIPGIIYAIYVLTK, from the exons atgagtaCAGCtacttttgttgatattattatCGCTGTCCTCTTGCCTCCTCTTGGAGTCTTTCTCAGATTTGGTTGCGGG GTTGAGTTTTGGATATGTTTGGTTTTGACGCTGCTTGGATATATTCCTGGGATCATCTACGCTATTTATGTCCTCACCAAATGA
- the LOC109129023 gene encoding hydrophobic protein RCI2B-like, producing MTTATFVEILLAILLPPLGVFLKFGCKVEFWICLILTLFGYLPGILYALYIITK from the exons ATGACTACAGCCACTTTCGTAGAGATTCTTCTGGCCATACTTTTGCCTCCTCTCGGTGTCTTTCTCAAATTTGGTTGCAAG GTTGAGTTTTggatatgtttgattttgacgCTGTTTGGTTATCTTCCCGGGATTCTTTACGCTCTTTACATCATCACCAAGTAG